From a region of the Sesamum indicum cultivar Zhongzhi No. 13 linkage group LG3, S_indicum_v1.0, whole genome shotgun sequence genome:
- the LOC105158709 gene encoding transcription factor MYB6-like: protein MGRAPCCDKANVKRGPWSPEEDAKLKSYIEKHGTGGNWIALPQKIGLKRCGKSCRLRWLNYLRPSIKHGGFTEDEDNLICSLYVSIGSRWSIIAAHLPGRTDNDIKNYWNTRLKKKLFGRQPREKQAQRVSPYPRLQEPVVPPLPTAAYSNIETGMQRAQASNSLTDFAIMPQLESRFSYDHHPQQNRENFGNFICYTSENEQPCKSSTIRLVPSTLTGFINSLCPPSGSDFHGISSIPTNDFQAFDEIPQDITFIMPQQLDGVDSFSEMVSTRSTTSVISAESAVSWGDLSCHLYPSALSNYERKMQHDWESFDDHPRLQDYSENKLL from the exons ATGGGGAGAGCACCGTGCTGTGACAAAGCCAACGTAAAAAGAGGGCCCTGGTCACCTGAAGAGGATGCCAAACTCAAGTCCTACATTGAGAAGCATGGAACTGGAGGCAACTGGATAGCCTTGCCtcaaaaaatag GTCTTAAGAGATGTGGAAAGAGTTGCCGTCTTAGATGGCTGAACTATCTTCGCCCCAGCATCAAGCATGGAGGGTTTACAGAGGATGAGGATAACTTGATTTGCAGCCTCTATGTCAGCATTGGAAGCAG ATGGTCTATCATCGCGGCCCATTTACCTGGAAGAACGGATAATGACATAAAAAACTACTGGAACACAAGGCTGAAGAAGAAGCTGTTCGGCAGGCAGCCGAGAGAAAAACAGGCTCAACGAGTGAGCCCGTACCCACGGCTGCAAGAGCCGGTGGTGCCGCCCTTGCCCACGGCCGCTTACTCGAATATAGAAACTGGGATGCAGCGTGCGCAAGCATCAAATTCTCTGACAGATTTTGCCATCATGCCTCAGCTTGAATCAAGATTTTCTTATGATCATCATCCACAACAGAACAGGGAAAATTTTGGAAACTTTATCTGCTATACTTCTGAAAATGAACAACCCTGCAAGAGTTCAACTATTAGGCTTGTCCCTTCGACGCTTACGGGCTTTATAAATAGCTTGTGCCCGCCATCGGGGAGCGATTTTCATGGCATCAGCAGTATACCAACTAACGATTTCCAAGCATTTGATGAGATCCCACAAGATATAACGTTTATCATGCCACAACAATTGGACGGGGTAGACAGTTTCTCCGAAATGGTCAGTACTCGAAGCACGACTAGTGTAATTTCAGCGGAGAGCGCAGTTAGCTGGGGAGATTTAAGTTGCCATCTTTACCCTTCTGCTCTCTCCAATTACGAGAGAAAAATGCAACATGACTGGGAGTCTTTTGATGATCATCCAAGGTTGCAAGATTACTCAGAAAACAAGCTTTTGTAG